Proteins encoded within one genomic window of Saccharopolyspora pogona:
- a CDS encoding ATP-binding protein — MRDRARRRSERRIKAAAFPREKSLRGFDFDENPNIDPAVIHTLATCEWVKKGLPLCLIGDSGTGKSDLLIALGTEAAMAGFRVKYTLATKLVNELVEAADDLMLTKTIARYGRVGLLCIGMYGSGPFGESSGQPVPMSVENFHLLKQQQGAEHFTAPDGSRCVNLLNWDGRGTPEGLFPRNDEDR; from the coding sequence ATGCGCGACCGCGCGCGCCGCCGCTCCGAACGCCGCATCAAGGCCGCGGCATTCCCGCGCGAGAAGTCGTTGCGGGGGTTCGACTTCGACGAGAACCCGAACATCGACCCCGCGGTCATCCACACCCTCGCCACCTGCGAATGGGTCAAGAAAGGGCTGCCGCTCTGCCTTATCGGCGACTCCGGCACCGGCAAGTCCGACCTGCTGATCGCACTCGGCACCGAGGCCGCGATGGCTGGGTTCCGGGTCAAATACACCCTGGCCACCAAGCTGGTCAACGAACTGGTCGAGGCCGCCGACGACCTCATGCTCACCAAGACGATCGCCCGCTACGGCCGCGTCGGCCTTTTGTGCATCGGCATGTACGGATCGGGGCCGTTCGGGGAGTCCTCCGGTCAGCCGGTGCCGATGTCGGTGGAGAACTTCCACCTGCTCAAGCAGCAGCAGGGCGCGGAGCACTTCACCGCGCCGGACGGCTCGCGCTGCGTGAACCTGCTCAACTGGGACGGGCGCGGCACGCCCGAGGGCCTGTTCCCGCGCAACGACGAGGACCGCTGA
- the narJ gene encoding nitrate reductase molybdenum cofactor assembly chaperone, whose protein sequence is MGFDRSRALTHRIAAYLLAYPDEPLRALLPQLREAGAELPPQYGAPLRELVDHLDATTLLAAQQHYVETFDLRRRCCQYLSYWSTGDTRNRGRAIVDFKRIYRSAGVLPPEDELPDHLTVVLEFAATTDEALGTALLVNHHAGLALLAKALHDQGTVYARGRRGAGRPETTAEQTGARR, encoded by the coding sequence ATGGGCTTCGACCGCTCCCGCGCTCTCACGCACCGCATCGCGGCATACCTGCTGGCCTACCCGGACGAGCCGCTGCGCGCGCTGCTGCCGCAGCTGCGGGAGGCCGGTGCGGAACTCCCGCCGCAGTACGGCGCGCCGCTCCGCGAACTGGTGGACCACCTGGACGCGACGACGCTGCTGGCCGCGCAGCAGCACTACGTCGAGACCTTCGACCTGCGGCGGCGCTGCTGCCAGTACCTGAGCTACTGGTCCACCGGCGACACCCGGAACCGGGGGCGAGCCATCGTGGACTTCAAGCGCATCTACCGGTCCGCCGGGGTGCTGCCACCCGAGGACGAGCTGCCGGACCACCTCACGGTGGTGCTGGAGTTCGCCGCCACGACCGACGAAGCGCTGGGCACCGCGCTGCTGGTCAACCACCACGCCGGGCTCGCGCTGCTCGCGAAGGCCCTGCACGACCAGGGCACGGTGTACGCGCGCGGTCGACGCGGGGCCGGCCGCCCGGAAACGACTGCCGAGCAGACGGGAGCCCGCCGATGA